A region from the Leopardus geoffroyi isolate Oge1 chromosome E3, O.geoffroyi_Oge1_pat1.0, whole genome shotgun sequence genome encodes:
- the ECI1 gene encoding enoyl-CoA delta isomerase 1, mitochondrial isoform X1 → MALMVGARVLARNLLRPWSRLPDAVPGRTGPAAGGGDGVRCFGSPRVLVETDPAKGVAVIKLKNPPVNSLSLEMLTEFVISLEKLENDKTFRGVIITSDCPGIFSAGLDLTEMCGKSQAHYAEYWRAVQELWLRLYLSNLVLIAAINGVSPAGGCLISLTCDYRILADNPKYNIGLNETLLGIIAPPWFKDTLVNTVGHRVAERALQLGLLFPPAEALRVGMVDQLVPEDQVHSTALSVMAQWLAIPDHARQLTKNLMRKPTADRLVTQRDADTQYFVQFISRDSIQKSLRVYLDRLRQKKG, encoded by the exons ATGGCGCTGATGGTCGGAGCGCGCGTCCTGGCTCGCAACCTGCTCCGCCCGT GGTCCCGGCTGCCGGACGCGGTTCCCGGGCGGACGGGGCCGGCCGCCGGCGGCGGGGACGGTGTGCGGTGTTTCGGGAGCCCTCGGGTGCTGGTGGAGACGGACCCGGCGAAAG GGGTCGCCGTGATAAAGTTGAAGAACCCCCCGGTGAACAGCCTCAGCCTGGAGATGCTGACGGAGTTTGTCATCAGCCTGGAGAAACTGGAAAACGACAAGACCTTCCGAGGCGTCATCATCACTTCG GACTGCCCCGGGATCTTCTCGGCTGGCCTGGACCTGACGGAGATGTGCGGGAAGAGCCAAGCGCACTATGCCGAGTACTGGAGGGCCGTGCAGGAGCTGTGGCTGCGGCTCTACCTGTCCAACCTGGTGCTGATTGCTGCCATCAAC GGAGTCAGCCCCGCGGGAGGCTGCCTGATCAGCCTCACCTGTGACTACCGCATCCTGGCGGACAACCCCAAGTACAACATCGGGCTGAACGAGACTCTGCTGGGCATCATCGCCCCGCCCTG GTTTAAAGACACCCTGGTGAACACCGTCGGCCACCGCGTGGCAGAGCGCGCCCTGCAGCTGGGGCTGCTCTTCCCGCCCGCAGAGGCCCTGCGGGTGGGCATGGTAGACCAGCTGGTGCCCGAGGACCAAGTGCACAGCACGGCACTGTCGGTGATGGCCCAGTGGCTGGCCATTCCAG ACCACGCTCGACAGCTGACCAAGAATCTGATGCGCAAGCCCACAGCCGACCGCCTGGTCACACAGCGCGACGCGGACACCCAGTACTTCGTCCAGTTCATCTCCCGGGACTCCATCCAAAAGTCCCTGCGCGTGTACTTAGACAGGCTCAGACAGAAGAAAGGCTAG
- the ECI1 gene encoding enoyl-CoA delta isomerase 1, mitochondrial isoform X2 — protein sequence MALMVGARVLARNLLRPWSRLPDAVPGRTGPAAGGGDGVRCFGSPRVLVETDPAKGVAVIKLKNPPVNSLSLEMLTEFVISLEKLENDKTFRGVIITSDCPGIFSAGLDLTEMCGKSQAHYAEYWRAVQELWLRLYLSNLVLIAAINGVSPAGGCLISLTCDYRILADNPKYNIGLNETLLGIIAPPWFKDTLVNTVGHRVAERALQLGLLFPPAEALRVGMVDQLVPEDQVHSTALSVMAQWLAIPETPFQIRPQAQILELRCGLVWIFWGVHCSTHCTSRNSLRVRL from the exons ATGGCGCTGATGGTCGGAGCGCGCGTCCTGGCTCGCAACCTGCTCCGCCCGT GGTCCCGGCTGCCGGACGCGGTTCCCGGGCGGACGGGGCCGGCCGCCGGCGGCGGGGACGGTGTGCGGTGTTTCGGGAGCCCTCGGGTGCTGGTGGAGACGGACCCGGCGAAAG GGGTCGCCGTGATAAAGTTGAAGAACCCCCCGGTGAACAGCCTCAGCCTGGAGATGCTGACGGAGTTTGTCATCAGCCTGGAGAAACTGGAAAACGACAAGACCTTCCGAGGCGTCATCATCACTTCG GACTGCCCCGGGATCTTCTCGGCTGGCCTGGACCTGACGGAGATGTGCGGGAAGAGCCAAGCGCACTATGCCGAGTACTGGAGGGCCGTGCAGGAGCTGTGGCTGCGGCTCTACCTGTCCAACCTGGTGCTGATTGCTGCCATCAAC GGAGTCAGCCCCGCGGGAGGCTGCCTGATCAGCCTCACCTGTGACTACCGCATCCTGGCGGACAACCCCAAGTACAACATCGGGCTGAACGAGACTCTGCTGGGCATCATCGCCCCGCCCTG GTTTAAAGACACCCTGGTGAACACCGTCGGCCACCGCGTGGCAGAGCGCGCCCTGCAGCTGGGGCTGCTCTTCCCGCCCGCAGAGGCCCTGCGGGTGGGCATGGTAGACCAGCTGGTGCCCGAGGACCAAGTGCACAGCACGGCACTGTCGGTGATGGCCCAGTGGCTGGCCATTCCAG AAACCcctttccaaataaggccacaggCACAGATTCTAGAGCTGCGCTGTGGACTTGTATGGATCTTTTGGGGGGTCCACTGTTCAACCCACTGCACGAGTAGAAACAGCCTGCGTGTCCGTTTATAG
- the ECI1 gene encoding enoyl-CoA delta isomerase 1, mitochondrial isoform X3 has protein sequence MTQDLADGLLIKARSHLPPPSEPLGKLSKRDRKGVAVIKLKNPPVNSLSLEMLTEFVISLEKLENDKTFRGVIITSDCPGIFSAGLDLTEMCGKSQAHYAEYWRAVQELWLRLYLSNLVLIAAINGVSPAGGCLISLTCDYRILADNPKYNIGLNETLLGIIAPPWFKDTLVNTVGHRVAERALQLGLLFPPAEALRVGMVDQLVPEDQVHSTALSVMAQWLAIPDHARQLTKNLMRKPTADRLVTQRDADTQYFVQFISRDSIQKSLRVYLDRLRQKKG, from the exons ATGACACAGGACCTAGCAGATGGTTTACTAATTAAAGCCAGgagccacctcccacccccatcagagCCTCTGGGAAAACTCTCCAAAAGGGacagaaaag GGGTCGCCGTGATAAAGTTGAAGAACCCCCCGGTGAACAGCCTCAGCCTGGAGATGCTGACGGAGTTTGTCATCAGCCTGGAGAAACTGGAAAACGACAAGACCTTCCGAGGCGTCATCATCACTTCG GACTGCCCCGGGATCTTCTCGGCTGGCCTGGACCTGACGGAGATGTGCGGGAAGAGCCAAGCGCACTATGCCGAGTACTGGAGGGCCGTGCAGGAGCTGTGGCTGCGGCTCTACCTGTCCAACCTGGTGCTGATTGCTGCCATCAAC GGAGTCAGCCCCGCGGGAGGCTGCCTGATCAGCCTCACCTGTGACTACCGCATCCTGGCGGACAACCCCAAGTACAACATCGGGCTGAACGAGACTCTGCTGGGCATCATCGCCCCGCCCTG GTTTAAAGACACCCTGGTGAACACCGTCGGCCACCGCGTGGCAGAGCGCGCCCTGCAGCTGGGGCTGCTCTTCCCGCCCGCAGAGGCCCTGCGGGTGGGCATGGTAGACCAGCTGGTGCCCGAGGACCAAGTGCACAGCACGGCACTGTCGGTGATGGCCCAGTGGCTGGCCATTCCAG ACCACGCTCGACAGCTGACCAAGAATCTGATGCGCAAGCCCACAGCCGACCGCCTGGTCACACAGCGCGACGCGGACACCCAGTACTTCGTCCAGTTCATCTCCCGGGACTCCATCCAAAAGTCCCTGCGCGTGTACTTAGACAGGCTCAGACAGAAGAAAGGCTAG
- the DNASE1L2 gene encoding deoxyribonuclease-1-like 2 isoform X1 → MSGFRALMAALWALGAAGAAALRIGAFNIQSFGDSKVSDPACGGVIAQIVAGYDITLVQEVRDPDLSAVSALMEQINSVSRHEYSFVSSEPLGRDQYKEMYLFVYRKDAVSVVDTYQYPDPEDAFSREPFVVKFSAPGSAAGELVLIPLHAAPHQAVAEIDALYDVYLDVIDKWGTDDLLFLGDFNADCSYVRAQDWPAIRLRSSEVFKWLIPDSADTTVGNSDCAYDRIVVCGARLRRSLKPHSAAVHDFQEEFGLDQTQRPVPCPQGSRRWPYFPEE, encoded by the exons ATGAGTGGGTTCCGCGCCCTAATGGCCGCGCTCTGGGCGCTGGGGGCCGCCGGGGCCGCGGCGCTGCGCATCGGAGCCTTCAACATCCAGAGCTTTGGCGACAGCAAAGTGTCGGACCCAGCCTGCGGCGGTGTCATTGCGCAA ATCGTGGCTGGCTATGACATCACGCTGGTGCAGGAGGTGCGAGACCCGGACCTGAGCGCCGTGTCCGCGCTCATGGAGCAGATCAACAG CGTGTCCAGGCACGAGTACAGCTTTGTGAGCAGCGAGCCCCTGGGTCGGGACCAGTACAAAGAAATGTACCTGTTCGTCTACAG GAAGGACGCGGTGTCGGTGGTGGACACGTACCAGTACCCGGACCCGGAGGACGCCTTCAGCCGTGAACCTTTCGTGGTCAAGTTCTCCGCACCCGGTTCGG CTGCCGGGGAGCTAGTGCTGATCCCGCTGCACGCGGCGCCGCACCAGGCCGTGGCGGAGATCGACGCTCTCTACGACGTGTACCTGGACGTGATCGACAAATGGGGCACCGAC GACTTGCTGTTCTTGGGCGACTTCAATGCGGACTGCAGCTACGTGAGGGCGCAGGACTGGCCGGCAATCCGCCTGCGCAGTAGCGAGGTCTTCAAGTGGCTCATCCCGGACAGCGCGGACACCACGGTGGGCAACTCGGACTGCGCCTACGACCGCATCGTGGTGTGCGGCGCCCGCCTGCGCAGGAGCCTGAAGCCCCACTCGGCCGCTGTGCACGACTTCCAGGAGGAGTTCGGCCTGGACCAGACTCAG AGGCCAGTCCCCTGTCCCCAGGGGAGTAGGAGATGGCCTTACTTTCCTGAGGAGTGA
- the DNASE1L2 gene encoding deoxyribonuclease-1-like 2 isoform X2, with the protein MSGFRALMAALWALGAAGAAALRIGAFNIQSFGDSKVSDPACGGVIAQIVAGYDITLVQEVRDPDLSAVSALMEQINSVSRHEYSFVSSEPLGRDQYKEMYLFVYRKDAVSVVDTYQYPDPEDAFSREPFVVKFSAPGSAAGELVLIPLHAAPHQAVAEIDALYDVYLDVIDKWGTDDLLFLGDFNADCSYVRAQDWPAIRLRSSEVFKWLIPDSADTTVGNSDCAYDRIVVCGARLRRSLKPHSAAVHDFQEEFGLDQTQALAISDHFPVEVTLKSH; encoded by the exons ATGAGTGGGTTCCGCGCCCTAATGGCCGCGCTCTGGGCGCTGGGGGCCGCCGGGGCCGCGGCGCTGCGCATCGGAGCCTTCAACATCCAGAGCTTTGGCGACAGCAAAGTGTCGGACCCAGCCTGCGGCGGTGTCATTGCGCAA ATCGTGGCTGGCTATGACATCACGCTGGTGCAGGAGGTGCGAGACCCGGACCTGAGCGCCGTGTCCGCGCTCATGGAGCAGATCAACAG CGTGTCCAGGCACGAGTACAGCTTTGTGAGCAGCGAGCCCCTGGGTCGGGACCAGTACAAAGAAATGTACCTGTTCGTCTACAG GAAGGACGCGGTGTCGGTGGTGGACACGTACCAGTACCCGGACCCGGAGGACGCCTTCAGCCGTGAACCTTTCGTGGTCAAGTTCTCCGCACCCGGTTCGG CTGCCGGGGAGCTAGTGCTGATCCCGCTGCACGCGGCGCCGCACCAGGCCGTGGCGGAGATCGACGCTCTCTACGACGTGTACCTGGACGTGATCGACAAATGGGGCACCGAC GACTTGCTGTTCTTGGGCGACTTCAATGCGGACTGCAGCTACGTGAGGGCGCAGGACTGGCCGGCAATCCGCCTGCGCAGTAGCGAGGTCTTCAAGTGGCTCATCCCGGACAGCGCGGACACCACGGTGGGCAACTCGGACTGCGCCTACGACCGCATCGTGGTGTGCGGCGCCCGCCTGCGCAGGAGCCTGAAGCCCCACTCGGCCGCTGTGCACGACTTCCAGGAGGAGTTCGGCCTGGACCAGACTCAG gccCTTGCCATCAGTGACCATTTTCCTGTGGAGGTGACCCTGAAGTCCCACTGA